The genomic region GTATGAAGTACTTGATCAAGCTCAATCCAGCTTCTTCCAGGTTCTTTTGTTACAGCCTTCTTCAACATCAGGTCCCTTAATGATCTTACATCTTCCCATTTTCCTACTGAAGCATATAAGTTGGAAAGAATAACATAGTTTCCGGCATTCCCAGGTTCGATCTCTAGAAGACGATGCCCCACAAATTCACCAATGTCAACATTTGAATGAACTCTGCAAGCACCTAAAAGGGAACCCAATATAGCGGCTGTTGGTTCAAAAGGCATTTTTTTTATGAACTCAAGAGCTTCTTCTACCCGACCAGCACGACCAAGCAAATCAACAACACAACCATAATGCTCAGGCTCTGGCTCAACTGCGATTTTTTCATCGATCATATCATAAAATATATCCATCCCCTTGTTTTCCAGTCCCCCGTGACTGCAGCCAGATAAAACGGCCAAAATTGTGACCCTGTCAGGCTTGACTTTGTTTTCAtctctcattaaagtgaaaagCTCAAGTACTTCTCTTCCCATTCCATGTTTGCTATAACCAACCAGCATTGCATTCCAAGAGATAACTGTTCTCTCATGCATGGTATCGAAAATTCTTCTAGAATAAGTGAGGTTGCCACATTTTGAGTACATGTCAATCAATGAATTTTGGAGAACCACATATGACGGAAGTTCAGCGCGAAGAACATGGTTGTGCACTTGCTTCCCATGATCTAAAGCAGCAAGTCCAGAAAGCGCAGTTAAGACACTAGTGTAAGTAACATAATTGGACTGCATTCCTTCCCCCTGTAACCGGCGAAACAGCTCCAGTGCTTCCTCATCCAGACCCAGTTGAGCATATCCAGCGATTATAGCAGTGCAAGAAACTACATCCCTTTCTGGCAAGCATTCAAATATGTCTCGAGCTTCATGAATTTTACCATCTTTAGCATACATATCAAGGAGTGAACTTCCAACAAAAACATGCACTTCGTAATTTAATCTTATGATAAGGGAGTGGATTTGCCTCCCCAAGAAGAATCCCGGAGAACCTGTACAAGAAGTAAGTACAGTAGCAAAAGTGAACTCATTAGGTTCTGtacctgcaaaaaaaaaaagcatagttACCATAAGCACAGGGAACCAATTACACAGCAATTACCAAAACAGCAAAAGTCAATAGATCtacagaaatataaaattgcCATGATTTAATTCCTCATTGAAACATAATTAGCATAGATTTGCAGTGTGTTTGTCAAATTCAACAGAGTCCTAGTCACAATTAGTCAATGGCAATTGACTTCATTAAATGAGAATCTTAATATAGACACCTAAATTATCAACTAGAATGTAACAAGGAATAACACATCTTTCACGCATTAAAACAAATCCATAACAACAAATATCAAGCACTCAATAGTAAgatgaaaaaaaaagggaaaaagaaaaaaagtttacTAACTAGAGTTAATTTAGCAACTAAGTAACAATTAGTGTTTACTAATTAGAGTTAATTTAGCAACAAAGATTTACAAACTAACCAGTAGCTCTGAACAATTAACAACTAAGTTAACTACCATTCCCACCAATATAAACCACATGGTAGAATGAATTCTTAACAAGCCAAAACCAACCACcatattagaaaaagaaaaatcaagtttAATTCCAAAATCACCAAACACCGATTTATTAAATTGCCCACTTTCATGAACAATACCTGATCTTAACATCTGTACAAAAAGATTCAAGGCTTGAATGGCATACCCTCTCTGAGAATACGCAGAAATCATGGCAGTCCACGAGACCACATTCTGTTCAGGCATTTCGTCGAGCACCCGGTGGGCATCTGCCAAGGAATCACACTTAGCGTAGAACACAATCAACCTTGTCCTGAGATACACTGCAGGAAGATAGCGGGTTTTGATCATGTGGGCATGTACCCTTTGTCCTTCCCTAAATGCTCTTCTGATCACACACTCGTTCAAGAGTGTGTTGTATTCTTGGAAGTTCATGTCATATCCACAAAGGGCCATTTGTAGAAGTGATTGTTGGAGATTGTTGTTAGAGGGAATGAATGTGCTGAGAACATGTAGTGAGTTTGAAGGGTGAGTTGGAAAAAGAAGTTTTAGTTGGTGATGGTGTTGTTTTTGTTGGATTAAGGTTTTGTGGATGATGGAACGTATGACATGTCTTGTAGGGAGAATAACGTGCATTTTCTCTTCCAAATTCAATAAACTAGAGGAACAAATAGTGGCTAAAATTTTTAGATATGGataattttaatgtgaaataCGACAATATTTGTTCATTTTGGTATTTTACAATGCTATGATGGTAGTACAAAACGTCACTAACATTTtgtaaaacaaatatttttttaaatataaaaaaacaaaacgtCACCAAcgttttgtaaaaaaatattttttaattataaaatgagaaaacgtcattgacgttttgtaaaaaaaatattattttaattatataaagtgaaAACGTCACTGACGTTTTGTAAACACCCACAATAACGTTTAACACCTAATTTAGATCACTTTTAAAGACTTCACCACTCATAATCCaatatacaaaaataaaagtTCACAAATAGTGCCCCTTTAttcctttaaaatatttttaaaattttgttttttctaAATAACATTTTATTCACTTATAATAAACGGGTTAATGGTCAAATTGATTTTCGAAAGATTGATGGactatcatttttgtccccaaataatttttttaatcaaaatagtCTCCAAAAAATTTAACATCAATCTCATTTATTCTTACAACTGACGAAGTCTTTTAGTCactgttcctttttttttttatgaatgtgTGGTATGATATCCATTGATTTTAAATGTTGATTGCATAGTTATAAAAATCGGACCGGATCAACCAAGCCAATAAAACCGATAGAAAATGAAGATGTAGTTTGAACTTAGATTCTCTTTGTATTTTATGTTTCCGTTGTTATTAAACTATGtgttatttcttgttattttgtatgctaattattaattatataataaaattacaCAAAAAATTAAATACCTTTAAAACATTATGTCCAAATATCTATATTCCAAATAAGGTAGGACATATCTTGTAGAGAATCATATTTAcgaatttaataattattaatggtAACTTTGATTTGTGAACTAACGAAATATTCCATTAGCTAAAACATTATTATCATAGTACTATATATagtagggacctaattaaaatatttaaatgatttaagaatctaattaaaaaaataaaaatttgataaaaatatagagaTTAACGTAATAATTTACCCTTTAAAAAAACTTACTATGAACTTTTTGCTTTTTGCACCAGCTagaaatttatttattgtttgttattttttttttgggattaAGCATCTTGAATAATGTTAAAAGAATTCTAAATCAACGGAATGTAAATATATTGgtaggaaaaaaaaagaatacaCCGGTTATAATTGGTCAAAGTAATAAATAGTTTAGTATCTTAATTAAGAATTTTAAGCTTGAGTtgttgaaaatgaaaaaaaaaatatttaattgaaattaaaataaacaaaaattagaaaagaaaaacaattagcttaaagagaagaagaaaaaagactaATAAAAATNNNNNNNNNNNNNNNNNNNNNNNNNNNNNNNNNNNNNNNNNNNNNNNNNNNNNNNNNNNNNNNNNNNNNNNNNNNNNNNNNNNNNNNNNNNNNNNNNNNNNNACAAACTTTCAATCTAGAAGCTATAAAGCTATGGTGATTCATTGTAAGATCCACATTCTTTCTTATTCTACAAATGCAcaaagcaattgcctttcctaaATTTCTAACCATTTTTTCACTTTACTTGCTGTTTGTGTACAATCCAGAATGAAAATCAAGAAAAAGTAATGTTATTCACAGTAGAAGGCCTAAACTCCATAGGATTATTCCACTCTTTcaaattatcattatcattatatgACCATCTCATATTAACATTTTTGAACTCAATACCTTCAATGTGTTCCATCATCACCCCTACTGTTCTATGTTTCACCAATTCTTGGCATCCTGTGGCCTGTATTCAAATAACCCACCAGAATCATTGGTGACTCTTTTGTAATTGAGATCCACATTGATGAATCTCAAGTTCCTTAGTAACCCTCTCTTTGAGCCAGATAGGAATACCCCATTTTCTGAATTTGCTGATATGTTGATGAAAACTATGTTTGAGATTGAACCTTCCTTTGAGGTTGAGTTTCTTGGGCATGTTGTCACATATATAGGCTCAGCTCTACCCCACCATGATGGGTCATAGTATCTTGTGCTTATTATGTTTATGTTTGAGAAGACAATGTCACTCACATTTCCTGCAAAAAAGTTCAAAGCATCTTATTTTAATTGAAATAATCCATGCATTAATGTGAAATTCTCATGTGATATAAACTATAACAATTGGTAATGGATATGCTTTCATAGTTTCATGTTATTTTTGTTCACTTGTTTATGCATGGGAAGACAAATACATGTAGATATTTTAAATAGATAGAAGTTAAGATAATGTTAAAATGAGATATGTTATGTCGATAAATCAACAACTACCAattgaatattaaaaaaaaaattaggagcaataaaaacatttaaaatttaaGTAAAAAGAATATCTAAAAGTGATAAAACAAAGTGAAACAAATTTAGAGTTTAACATCtaggatttaaaatttagaatttagaatttaaaatttaaggttTAAAacttaagatttaggatttacaatttaaaataaaagaatcatttcaaaaaaaagggtttatattgattaaaaataattaattctttagttgaattttattttattatacttTTTCTTCTTTACTTTTAGATAGATTTTGTGGTTAAAATCAGTGCAGGTAGAGACGGATTCAGAAATATTATCATAGGGAactaataacatatataatattaaaaaattatgcaaaaaattatataatgtaagatgtattacaaaaatataccaatagagaatatattttaaaatacaaaaaatatgtatgtaCTTTTTATTAACGAAGGGGTCGATTCTTCATttcataaaattcatcgataatagaatatgtgtcaaattttttttaaatataattaaaagacaattagcaaaAGATTCATCTTTCATCTTGTTTCTGAGTTATTctttaaaatatttatagttAAAAAATATATCTCAATTGTAGCAGTTAAAACAGcgagaattaataccaaatgaatcaagaaAGACGGTTGCAAtaagaaaaaatttttatttaattaaaaaatattaataatatctttttcagatttttttaatattgttacttattttttagatattaaaaattattaatatttaaattagattaaatttttatttatactagactaaatactaaataatttttttaaaaattaaatcatatttaataacttattattattaattttaaaaaaaaaagctggAGAATGCCTCCACTCGTCCTGTAAATCCGTTCCTGAGTGCagaggaatatatatatatataatggagtATTTAAGAATTTCTACTAAAAATCATTTTCTTAATCCTAACTCCAAAAAAAGTGTTCTAATACTAAATTTGAGAATGTATTtaatagaagaaagaaagaaaaataaaagaagatacCTCCATCAGGAATCTGGAATCCAAGGCCTCTATGAGAATCCACAATAGTAATATTGTGAAAGAGAAAATTGTTGAAATCAAAGAAACTAGCACTACCAAGTTTTATTGCAGAGGATTTGGTCCTAATCCAACAGTTTGTGGCTGTAATGTTGTGAACAGGACCTGTTGATGACCTTGGAGAAATTGCATCGTCCCCTGTGTCAATGTGGCACCGTGTGATTAATGTGTTTGTTTGAGTCCTCAATGTCTATTCCATCATTGTTTGGTATGTTGAAGTCACCAAAGATTGAGATGTCATCAATAGATATGTCGTTGCTTCTTACTAAATGTAGGCTGCAAAATACCCATACACCAtctttgttgatttttttttttaaatacttaaattagtttttgttactatgggtaaccggagattagtggGTTGGACTCGTTAGGCTGACCCAATCATCTGAGGAGGGAAGCCTTCGAAGGGGCTCGCGCCTTTGGGGTCTCCGTCCGACTTATGGGTGTGAGTGAATGGGGGGTGATACCTGCAaaaacactccgatgcctaagtcagcaagggtgtaagcaggtctagagagtattgggacttagagatacctgaggggtgtcagtgtatttatattgggagccaataaccaccgttgaagtagttccaccttttaaggtgaataaccgtccctttatcttagggaggttgagatatggctcctgaaagtgggttgagagattttaggggcagttattttagtattatctgccagctaatcctcgTTCCCGACTTGCTTAGAACAAGTCGTGGTTGGAATTGACTTCTAGGGGAAAGTTGGTGTGAAATGAGGGCCAATTCCTTGGATTGAGCTTTTCTTTTAGACCTGGGCCTTAGCGTTGGGTCAGGGTataaacagtgcccctactcgagcccaatttcttttaagGGTTGGGGTCGAGTATTTTAACTCGGGACCATAGCCGACCTGATAaggaaccgacgtgatttttcAGAACCGACGTGTTTTTTAAAAATTCTCAACAGTCGCGTCTAATCAAACATCGCGTTCGTTAGGAATTTGCGTATTCATACGCGGGGATCAGTTACATTGGGAACGGTGCCTCTCTTTAAATGACGACCtccgtttttaccattatgcccctaatgtttttataaatactttccctctctttccttGCTTCGTTTCCGAAAACTTTCACACTTCCTCTCCTCTGTTCGAAAGAAGCTCTTGTTCGAAGGAATTCCTCTTTCTCTGCCCCTATCCTTTTTCAAGCAAAGGTTAGTTTTTCTTTACTCTCTTTTTACGAAGTGCTTTcgtttgcatgtttttattttagaGAGGAGGGTTGGCTCGTAGGCTCCTACTGACTCTGTTTTGTTTGATTCCAGGCCCTTAGGGAACCtgttttttatccttttttttttcttttttctttgtaggTTTCACTATCCCTTTCTAGGAAAAAATGTCTTCTGTAGAAACCCTTGCTCAATGGGTGGATGTCACGGTTCTGGGGGAAGAACCTTTTGTAGATACTGACTTCATCACCAACCTTCACACTCATCACAGAATTTGTGCTTCTGATGTGGATGAGTCGAAGTATGAGTTGGTTGCCTCGGGTccggaagaccgggtttgttttggAAGGGCTTCTGAGGCAGCCCCTCATTTTTTCTATATGTATGAAAGCATGATTACCCGCTTGGGTGTTTTCCTTCCTTTTTCCGACTTTGAGATAGCTGTTTTATGTCACTGCCGCATTGCTCCTAcccaacttcaccctaattcttgggattttctgaaaatttacCAATTTATCAGCCATGTTTTAGACTTTCTGACTTCTCTGAggattttcttttatctttttcacATGACTAAAcccttcagtgggcaaaataacaaacaacagtgggtgtctttccgggctatacaaggtcggagagTCTTCACTCTTTTTGACGAGTCCTTCCAtgacttcaaatttttttttttcaaagttcaagctatagagggtcaccacccctttttcctggatgagaatTCTTCTCCTCGCTTTCTCCTGTACTGGCTAGAGGCCTCTCCTTGTGAGAAACATAGTTTGGATGATTTGGATGAGGTGGAGgcggccattgtggggttcctccaaGAAGTATGGGTGAGAGCCCCCTACCTGGATAcaaaaaagtttctccaggggtctccgacctttgtccaggcTCAACTAGGTagatttttgttttgtttatcaTATCATCCGACTTGTTTTCTCTGACTTGTTTTACTAACTTTAGCTTCCTAACTGCTTTTAcagagatggcgaagaagaaGTCCAGGGAGTCTTACCAGAGAGTTCaggaggccaaggcgaggtcCCGCGCCAAAGTCAGCGGCGCCAGGGCAGCTGGTTCTTCTCTTCCTTCCCCTTCCCCCTTCTCACAATTTGGGGACCCCCACCCGACCTATTGTCATTTCTTCCTCAGCCTCCTCTCTGTCGCCCCCTCCTCCCCGATCTTCCCCTGAGCCAGaaaagaagaagcgcaagactttagagtctagctcttcttttgaaggtgaggcCAAGGTGGATGCGCCTCAGTTTGTTCGGAAGCATATCTATCCTCATACTcgtataggtatggatgatgCTTCTATTCGAAACCACCTTACTATTCTAGCTCAGGAGAGTATCAGGGCGACAGGAGTGTGCACTAAGTTTCTggatatttttgagaagactcCCCTTAGCTCCTTGGGTTCATCCTCGAGGGTTGAAGAGTTGGAAGGGAGGCTTCTCTTATATCAAGGGCAGGAGAAGATGCTGAGGGAGGAGGTCACCGaattgaaggaggagagggatggTCTCCAGGAGAGGGAGAGGAAGTTGCAGGCCCAGTGTTCCATGGCGGAGGGCCTGAGGGAGAAGGTGCAGGAGAGTTATTCAAGTTTGTTCGAGGACCTTGTGGAGGTGAAGAAGGATTTGGTGAGAGCTCAGGATGCCTATGCAGAGTTGGAGGACTCCATTGCTGACGAGGCTGAAGAAGCGTGGAGGATCTTTAAAGAACAGGTCGGGGTTCTTGCTCCCGACCTGGATCTCTCTCCTTTGGATCCGGATAAGATTGTGGTCGACGGAGCTATCGTTTCTCATCCCTCTCCCCAATATGTCACCGAGTCTGATctaaagactcgggggcagaggataatGGAGTCCCCTCCCCGACCAAAAGATGCCCTgagttcttcaaaggctcctgGAACTTCCACTCCGTCTCCTATGGATATTTCTCTTCCTGGTCCTGATAGTGCTCCGACTACTCTCCCTGACTCTGGTGGTGCTCCGACTACTCCTCCCAGCTCTGGTGGTGACGTCCTTCCTAACTGAAAAATTTATtgtggctatatgggggcccggcctgtgggtcctcCCTTTTTTAAACTATTTATTTTTATGCTGTGGTGGTATTTTGCTGACATTTTCTTGGCCTTTTATGGCCGTTAACAAAAAGAtaccttttttggataagggtttaagttacctttCTCTGTCTGTTGTGCGCATGCTTTTCTGTTTTAGGTTTCGAAAAAACCTTTTTTTGATCTTTGTTTCGAAAAACCTTTTTCTTGGCTGACTGTCCCTTCTTAAATTTTTCTTAAGGATTTGGGACAGCCTTTGCCATAGTGCTTTCGATAGGTTTTCTGGTCTCTTTTTggtattccttatactcaattttttgatttattgagctcttatgacttaggttatttttgagATGCATTTCTTTGTTTCTCGGTTTTTCCGACTTGTAAGTCAGATAATTTTTGAGTTTATCACGATCGAcctttataacctctttacaccgacttgtacctcgtcgttttatcctgacgaccatctaggtcggttcatgggattttcacgctttgtcgagcttaagtcagcgcgtttcgtagaaagaaagaaagcgagaaggaatttataagagataaaagatctttatttatttgcgaaggtactttactgctactaagggtttttgactATTTATGATCCCTTAGTCTCTactgtgatgcctcgttaaaaaccccctTCAGGAAA from Arachis ipaensis cultivar K30076 chromosome B02, Araip1.1, whole genome shotgun sequence harbors:
- the LOC107625475 gene encoding putative pentatricopeptide repeat-containing protein At3g13770, mitochondrial, translated to MHVILPTRHVIRSIIHKTLIQQKQHHHQLKLLFPTHPSNSLHVLSTFIPSNNNLQQSLLQMALCGYDMNFQEYNTLLNECVIRRAFREGQRVHAHMIKTRYLPAVYLRTRLIVFYAKCDSLADAHRVLDEMPEQNVVSWTAMISAYSQRGYAIQALNLFVQMLRSGTEPNEFTFATVLTSCTGSPGFFLGRQIHSLIIRLNYEVHVFVGSSLLDMYAKDGKIHEARDIFECLPERDVVSCTAIIAGYAQLGLDEEALELFRRLQGEGMQSNYVTYTSVLTALSGLAALDHGKQVHNHVLRAELPSYVVLQNSLIDMYSKCGNLTYSRRIFDTMHERTVISWNAMLVGYSKHGMGREVLELFTLMRDENKVKPDRVTILAVLSGCSHGGLENKGMDIFYDMIDEKIAVEPEPEHYGCVVDLLGRAGRVEEALEFIKKMPFEPTAAILGSLLGACRVHSNVDIGEFVGHRLLEIEPGNAGNYVILSNLYASVGKWEDVRSLRDLMLKKAVTKEPGRSWIELDQVLHTFHASDRSHPRREEVAAKVKELSVIFKEAGYLPDLSCVLHDVDEEQKEKMLLGHSEKLALSFGLIATPESVPIRVIKNLRICVDCHNFAKYISKIYGREVCLRDKNRFHRIVGGKCSCGDYW